In Xenopus tropicalis strain Nigerian chromosome 5, UCB_Xtro_10.0, whole genome shotgun sequence, one genomic interval encodes:
- the bok gene encoding bcl-2-related ovarian killer protein, which yields MEMLRRSSVFAAEVFEVFDRSPTDKELVSQGKAICRDFIQARLQRAGLGWSKPEHGKSNASAGRLAEISTTFLRLGDELEYMRPTVYRNIARQLNISLTSETILSDAFLAVAAEIFTAGITWGKVVSLYAVAAGLAVDCVKQSQPALVLTIVDCLGEFIRKTLVTWLKRRGGWADIMKCVVTTDPGLRAHWLVSSACNFGHFLKAVFFFILRER from the exons ATGGAGATGCTGCGACGTTCTTCAGTATTTGCTGCTGAAGTTTTTGAGGTATTTGACAGATCTCCAACTGATAAGGAGTTGGTTTCCCAGGGCAAGGCCATCTGCAGGGACTTTATTCAGGCACGACTTCAGCGAGCTGGACTTGGATGGAGCAAACCAGAACATGGGAAGTCAAATGCATCGGCTGGTCGTTTAGCAGAGATATCCACCACCTTTTTGAGGCTAG GGGATGAGCTGGAATACATGAGACCGACTGTGTACAGGAACATTGCCCGGCAGCTGAATATATCTCTGACCTCTGAGACTATTTTATCAGATGCTTTTCTTGCAGTCGCAGCAGAAATATTCACAGCAG GTATTACGTGGGGTAAGGTGGTATCATTATATGCAGTGGCAGCTGGTCTAGCAGTGGACTGTGTGAAGCAGTCTCAGCCAGCCCTAGTTCTGACAATTGTGGATTGTTTGGGAGAATTTATTCGGAAGACTCTTGTGACATGGTTAAAAAGGAGAGGAGGATGG GCAGATATCATGAAATGTGTTGTCACCACGGATCCTGGCCTCCGGGCTCATTGGTTGGTTTCCAGTGCCTGCAACTTTGGTCACTTTTTGAAggcagtgttttttttcattctcCGTGAGCGGTAA